Proteins from a single region of Halichoerus grypus chromosome 13, mHalGry1.hap1.1, whole genome shotgun sequence:
- the SKOR2 gene encoding SKI family transcriptional corepressor 2 has product MASSPLPGPNDILLASPSSAFQPDALSQPRPGHANLKPNQVGQVILYGIPIVSLVIDGQERLCLAQISNTLLKNFSYNEIHNRRVALGITCVQCTPVQLEILRRAGAMPISSRRCGMITKREAERLCKSFLGENRPPKLPDNFAFDVSHECAWGCRGSFIPARYNSSRAKCIKCSYCNMYFSPNKFIFHSHRTPDAKYTQPDAANFNSWRRHLKLTDKSPQDELVFAWEDVKAMFNGGSRKRALPQPGAHPACHPLSSVKAAAVAAAAAVAGGGGLLGPHLLGAPPPPPPPPPLAELAGAPHAHHKRPRFDDDDDSLQEAAVVAAASLSAAAASLSVAAASGGAGAGGGGAGGGCVTSVGAGAGAGAAAGAKGPRSYPVIPVPSKGSFGGVLQKFPGCGGLFPHPYTFPAAAAAFGLCHKKEDAGAAAEALGGAGGAGAAPKAGLSGLFWPAGRKDAFYPPFCMFWPPRTPGGLPVPTYLQPPPQPPSALGCALGESPALLRQAFLDLAEPGGAGGSAEAAPPPGQPPPVVANGPGSGPPPPAGGAGARDTLFESPPGGSGGDCSAGSTPPADPGAVSGAGAAATGAGPAGARVPAPHHPHLLEGRKAGGGSYHHSSAFRPVGGKDDAESLAKLHGASAGAPHSAQAHHHHHHHHPHHHHHHHPPQPPSPLLLLPPQPDEPGSERHHPAPPPPPPPPPPLALQPHHRGLLSPGGTSCSYPSEDSSEDEDDEEEEQEVDVEGHKPPEGEEEEGEGRDPDDEEEEDEETGVLLGDPLVGGGRYLQGRGLSEKGSSRDRAPAAPGTFPLALNSSRLLQEDGKLGDPSGSDLPPPPPPPLASQKASGGGSSSPGSPVHHPSLEEPPSYKDNQKTKENNQVILPTKDDSNFSDKNKEHSFFITDSDASGGDFWRERSGEHTQETNSPHSLKKDVENMGKEELQKVLFEQIDLRRRLEQEFQVLKGNTSFPVFNNFQDQMKRELAYREEMVQQLQIIPYAASLIRKEKLGAHLSKS; this is encoded by the exons ATGGCTTCCAGCCCGCTGCCGGGGCCCAACGACATCCTGTTGGCATCGCCGTCGAGCGCCTTCCAGCCCGACGCGCTGAGCCAGCCGCGGCCGGGCCACGCCAACCTCAAACCCAACCAGGTGGGCCAGGTGATCCTCTACGGCATTCCCATCGTGTCGTTGGTGATCGACGGGCAAGAGcgcctgtgcctggcacagatcTCCAACACTCTCCTCAAGAACTTCAGTTACAACGAGATCCACAACCGTCGTGTGGCGCTGGGCATCACGTGCGTGCAGTGCACGCCGGTGCAGCTGGAGATCCTGCGGCGCGCCGGGGCCATGCCCATCTCATCGCGCCGCTGCGGCATGATCACCAAGCGTGAGGCCGAGCGCTTGTGCAAGTCGTTCCTAGGCGAAAACAGGCCGCCCAAGCTGCCCGACAACTTCGCCTTCGACGTGTCTCATGAGTGCGCCTGGGGCTGCCGCGGTAGCTTCATCCCCGCGCGTTACAACAGCTCCCGCGCCAAGTGCATCAAATGCAGCTACTGCAACATGTACTTCTCACCCAACAAGTTCATCTTCCACTCGCACCGTACGCCCGACGCCAAGTACACGCAGCCGGACGCAGCCAACTTCAACTCGTGGCGCCGTCATCTCAAGCTCACTGACAAGAGTCCCCAGGACGAGCTAGTCTTCGCCTGGGAGGATGTCAAGGCCATGTTCAACGGCGGTAGCCGAAAGCGCGCGCTGCCCCAGCCGGGCGCGCACCCCGCCTGCCACCCGCTCAGCTCGGTCAAGGCTGCCGCCGTGGCAGCGGCAGCTGCGGTGGCTGGAGGCGGAGGACTACTGGGTCCGCACCTGCTGggggcgcccccgcccccgccgccgccgccacccctGGCCGAGCTGGCGGGCGCGCCCCACGCCCATCACAAGCGGCCGCGCTTCGACGACGACGACGACTCGCTGCAGGAGGCGGCCGTCGTGGCCGCCGCCAGCCtttccgccgccgccgccagcctCTCGGTGGCCGCGGCCTCGGGCGGCgccggggcgggagggggcggcgCCGGGGGCGGCTGCGTGACCAGCGTTGGCgccggcgcgggcgcgggcgcggcggCTGGCGCCAAAGGCCCGCGCAGCTACCCGGTCATTCCGGTGCCCAGCAAGGGCTCTTTCGGGGGAGTGCTGCAGAAGTTCCCCGGCTGCGGGGGGCTCTTCCCGCATCCTTACACCTTCCCGGCCGCAGCCGCCGCCTTCGGCTTGTGCCACAAGAAGGAGGACGCGGGCGCCGCGGCCGAGGCCCTGGGGGGCGCGGGCGGTGCGGGCGCGGCGCCCAAGGCCGGCCTGTCCGGCCTCTTCTGGCCCGCGGGCCGCAAGGACGCTTTCTACCCGCCCTTCTGCATGTTCTGGCCTCCGCGGACCCCAGGCGGGCTTCCGGTGCCCACCTACCTACAGCCCCCGCCCCAGCCGCCCTCGGCGCTCGGCTGCGCGCTTGGAGAAAGCCCGGCCCTGCTGCGCCAGGCCTTCCTGGACCTGGCCGAGCCCGGCGGCGCGGGTGGGAGCGCAGAAGCTGCGCCCCCGCCGGGTCAGCCCCCTCCGGTGGTAGCCAACGGCCCGGGCTCCGGCCCTCCGCCTCCTGCTGGGGGCGCGGGCGCCCGCGACACTCTCTTCGAATCGCCCCCGGGCGGCAGCGGCGGGGACTGCAGCGCGGGCTCCACGCCGCCCGCCGACCCCGGCGCCGTGTCGGGTGCAGGGGCCGCGGCCACTGGAGCGGGCCCCGCGGGAGCCCGAGTGCCCGCACCCCACCATCCGCACCTCCTGGAGGGGCGCAAGGCGGGCGGAGGCAGCTACCACCATTCGAGCGCCTTCCGGCCGGTGGGCGGCAAGGACGACGCAGAGAGCCTGGCCAAGCTGCACGGGGCGTCAGCGGGAGCGCCACACTCGGCCCAAgcgcatcaccaccaccaccatcaccacccgcaccaccaccatcaccatcatcccccGCAGCCGCCGTCACCGTTGCTGCTACTGCCCCCGCAGCCCGACGAGCCGGGTTCTGAGCGCCAccaccccgccccgccgccgcccccgcccccgccgcccccgctgGCCCTGCAGCCGCACCACCGAGGCCTTCTGTCCCCCGGGGGCACCAGCTGCAGCTACCCCAGCGAGGACAGCTCCGAGGACGAGGATGAcgaggaagaagagcaggaggTGGACGTGGAGGGCCACAAACCCCCCGAGGGcgaagaagaggagggggaaggtCGAGACCCTGACGACGAGGAGGAGGAAGACGAGGAGACGGGGGTCCTGCTAGGGGACCCCTTAGTCGGGGGCGGCCGGTACCTCCAGGGCCGAGGGCTGTCAGAGAAGGGGAGCAGCCGGGATCGCGCACCGGCCGCGCCGGGCACTTTCCCACTCGCCCTGAACTCCTCCAGGCTGCTGCAGGAGGACGGGAAACTGGGTGACCCCAGCGGCTCAgacctgcccccgcccccgcccccacctctggCCTCCCAGAAAGCAAGTGGCGGCGGTAGCAGCAGCCCGGGCAGCCCGGTCCACCATCCATCACTGGAGGAGCCGCCCTCCTACAAAGAT AATCAGAAAACTAAGGAAAATAACCAAGTTATTTTACCTACAAAGGACGACAGCAACTTTtcag ATAAGAATAAGGAGCATAGCTTTTTCATCACAGACTCTGATGCTTCCGGAGGAGATTTTTGGAGAGAAAGATCAG